The following are encoded together in the Roseobacter denitrificans OCh 114 genome:
- a CDS encoding ATP-binding cassette domain-containing protein yields MNTQASPAPIVQMEEIEKHFGNVIALAGVSFDITPGECHCLLGDNGAGKSTFIKTMSGVHKPTKGRIMFEGSEMSFASPRDSMEAGIATVYQDLAMIPLMSVTRNFFMGREPTKGSGLFKRFDTDAANDITMAEMKKMGINLRAPDQAVGTLSGGERQTVAIARAVYFGAKVLILDEPTSALGVRQTSNVLATIDRVRKDGIGVVFITHNVRHAMAVGDRFTVLNRGKTLGTAKRGDITADELQDLMAGGQEMAKLEGSLGGTV; encoded by the coding sequence ATGAATACGCAAGCCTCCCCCGCGCCCATCGTGCAGATGGAAGAGATCGAAAAACACTTCGGCAACGTGATTGCTCTTGCGGGGGTGTCCTTTGACATCACACCCGGGGAATGCCACTGCCTGCTGGGCGACAATGGTGCCGGCAAATCGACCTTCATCAAGACCATGTCCGGCGTTCACAAACCCACCAAAGGCCGGATCATGTTCGAAGGGTCGGAAATGAGCTTTGCCAGCCCGCGTGATTCGATGGAGGCAGGGATCGCAACCGTCTATCAGGATCTTGCGATGATCCCCCTGATGTCCGTGACGCGGAATTTCTTCATGGGGCGGGAGCCGACGAAAGGCTCCGGGCTGTTCAAGCGCTTTGACACAGATGCAGCCAATGACATCACCATGGCGGAGATGAAAAAGATGGGCATCAACCTGCGCGCACCTGATCAGGCGGTGGGCACCCTGTCGGGCGGGGAACGCCAGACGGTGGCGATTGCCCGTGCGGTCTATTTCGGAGCCAAGGTACTGATCCTTGATGAACCCACATCCGCGCTCGGGGTGCGTCAGACATCCAATGTTCTGGCGACCATCGACCGCGTGCGCAAAGACGGGATCGGTGTGGTCTTCATCACCCACAACGTCCGTCATGCCATGGCGGTCGGTGATCGTTTCACGGTGCTGAACCGGGGCAAGACTCTCGGTACGGCAAAGAGGGGCGACATCACGGCGGATGAGTTGCAGGATCTGATGGCGGGCGGTCAGGAGATGGCCAAACTCGAAGGATCGCTTGGCGGCACGGTATGA
- a CDS encoding RES family NAD+ phosphorylase: MVEPAITRVDWPRGVRIIRSTYPPIDLFEDIADPEDWPLLISAEQKTNPRLMESIGTLDLIPPDRRVGGPGASYLMAPFTHSSPDRPSRFSDGKLGVLYIASDFETAVHETAYHHAAFMLATGEPPGWTSQFRELFIGVHADLHDIRTVNDAIAPLLHPDDYLPAQNFAAQLRTSGSQGIVYPSVRGDGECVGLFYPDLAHSPVQGRHLDYHWNGDCVDLVRDAGSGDVFRIIR, from the coding sequence TTGGTAGAGCCGGCCATCACGCGTGTTGACTGGCCGCGCGGCGTGCGCATCATCCGCAGCACCTATCCCCCCATCGACCTGTTCGAAGACATCGCAGACCCCGAAGACTGGCCGCTGCTGATTTCGGCTGAGCAAAAGACAAACCCCAGGCTGATGGAAAGCATCGGCACCCTTGACCTTATTCCGCCGGACAGGCGTGTTGGGGGACCCGGTGCCAGCTATCTGATGGCCCCGTTCACGCACAGCAGTCCCGACCGCCCAAGCCGGTTTTCCGATGGCAAGCTGGGCGTGCTTTACATCGCCAGCGATTTTGAAACAGCGGTCCATGAAACGGCCTACCATCATGCGGCTTTCATGTTGGCCACGGGCGAACCCCCGGGCTGGACCTCCCAGTTTCGGGAATTGTTCATTGGCGTGCATGCGGACCTGCACGACATTCGCACCGTGAACGACGCGATCGCGCCCCTGTTGCATCCTGATGATTACCTGCCCGCACAGAATTTTGCCGCGCAACTGAGGACGTCAGGCAGTCAGGGGATCGTCTATCCCAGTGTGCGCGGTGACGGGGAATGCGTCGGCCTGTTCTATCCTGACCTCGCCCATTCACCCGTTCAGGGACGTCACCTTGATTATCACTGGAACGGCGACTGCGTCGATCTGGTCCGCGATGCGGGCAGTGGTGACGTCTTTCGCATAATAAGATAA
- a CDS encoding ABC transporter permease encodes MPTDAAVDERIKEEPFFSRMMKRPELGAIAGVILVTVFFLITADPAMFTLAGFMNFMSPAAQLGILAIGAALLMVGGEFDLSVGSMVAFTGLFFGACVVTFGLPLIIAIPATLIFAAAVGACNGQIVLATGLPSFIVTLAFLFIFRGLSLVGLKWATDGSTQLRGVRDATENDWLTPIFSGDAFPGFFTKLAEMGMIDTFRNGTPKVTGIPVEIIWFVIIALLATYVLQKTPFGNWIFASGGDANAASNSGVPVKRVKLILFMVTATCAALVAIITVLDSGSTDARRGFQKEFEAIIAAVIGGCLLTGGYGSAIGAFFGAIIFGMVLIGLTYTDIDQDWYLVFLGGMLLVAVLFNNMIRKRVTGER; translated from the coding sequence ATGCCCACAGATGCCGCCGTTGACGAGCGCATAAAGGAAGAGCCGTTCTTTTCGCGCATGATGAAACGTCCCGAACTCGGTGCGATTGCCGGGGTCATTCTGGTCACGGTGTTTTTCCTGATTACGGCTGACCCTGCGATGTTCACGCTTGCGGGCTTCATGAACTTCATGTCCCCCGCAGCCCAGCTTGGCATCCTCGCCATTGGCGCGGCTCTGCTGATGGTGGGCGGTGAGTTTGACCTGTCTGTCGGTTCGATGGTTGCCTTTACGGGTCTGTTTTTCGGGGCCTGTGTCGTGACCTTCGGGCTGCCGCTGATCATCGCCATTCCGGCCACGTTGATCTTTGCCGCCGCCGTGGGCGCATGCAACGGACAGATCGTTCTGGCAACCGGGCTGCCCTCCTTCATCGTGACACTGGCGTTTCTGTTTATCTTTCGCGGGCTCTCGCTGGTCGGTCTGAAGTGGGCGACCGATGGGTCCACCCAATTGCGCGGTGTGCGCGATGCGACCGAAAACGACTGGCTGACGCCGATCTTTTCGGGCGACGCCTTTCCCGGCTTTTTCACCAAGCTGGCGGAGATGGGCATGATCGACACCTTCCGCAACGGTACGCCCAAAGTCACCGGTATCCCGGTTGAGATCATCTGGTTTGTCATCATCGCCCTGCTGGCGACATATGTGCTGCAAAAGACACCTTTCGGAAACTGGATATTTGCATCCGGCGGGGATGCCAATGCGGCTTCCAATTCCGGCGTCCCGGTCAAGCGGGTCAAGCTGATCCTGTTCATGGTCACTGCAACCTGCGCGGCGCTCGTGGCCATCATCACCGTGCTGGACAGCGGGTCGACCGACGCGCGGCGCGGCTTCCAGAAGGAATTCGAGGCGATCATCGCCGCTGTCATCGGGGGCTGTTTGCTGACGGGCGGGTATGGTTCGGCCATTGGCGCCTTCTTCGGGGCGATCATCTTTGGCATGGTGCTGATTGGGTTGACCTACACGGATATCGATCAGGATTGGTATCTGGTATTCCTCGGCGGGATGCTGTTGGTTGCGGTTCTGTTCAACAACATGATCCGCAAACGCGTCACGGGAGAGCGTTGA
- a CDS encoding sugar ABC transporter substrate-binding protein: MKHFLKSTLAAAALAIATPALATDIIVVSHGQASDPFWSVVKNGVEKAAADTGANVEYRAPETFDMVAMSQLIDAAVNQEPDGLVVSIPDADALGPSIEKAVAAGIAVISMNSGSNVSKGLGALLHVGQEEFDAGKAAGEKMAEMGGTKALCINHEVGNVSLDDRCAGFAEGFGGEVIVLPTTNDPSEIEAKVKASLDSDESIDTVMALGASLAGEPAVAAVKAVGGEGSIRVGSFDLSAGFLESVSAGEAAFAIDQQQYLQGYLPVAFLALHAQYGLVPGGNVPSGPNLITADKAAQVVELSAKGIR, translated from the coding sequence ATGAAACATTTCTTGAAATCTACACTTGCGGCGGCGGCTCTGGCCATTGCGACGCCCGCACTCGCGACCGATATCATCGTCGTCAGCCACGGTCAGGCCTCTGATCCGTTTTGGTCCGTTGTCAAAAACGGTGTCGAAAAAGCCGCTGCCGATACGGGTGCGAATGTTGAATATCGCGCTCCGGAGACATTCGACATGGTGGCGATGAGCCAGTTGATCGACGCGGCGGTGAATCAGGAACCCGATGGCCTCGTGGTGTCGATCCCTGATGCGGACGCGCTTGGGCCCTCGATCGAAAAAGCCGTTGCGGCGGGGATCGCCGTGATCTCCATGAACTCCGGCTCGAATGTGTCCAAAGGGCTGGGCGCGCTGCTGCACGTCGGTCAGGAAGAGTTTGACGCAGGCAAGGCCGCCGGCGAAAAGATGGCAGAAATGGGCGGCACCAAGGCGCTTTGCATCAACCACGAAGTTGGCAACGTGTCGCTCGATGATCGTTGTGCCGGATTTGCCGAAGGTTTCGGTGGCGAAGTCATCGTTCTGCCGACCACGAACGATCCGTCAGAGATCGAAGCGAAGGTGAAAGCCTCGCTTGATTCCGATGAATCCATCGACACGGTAATGGCACTGGGCGCATCCCTGGCCGGTGAACCCGCAGTCGCGGCCGTCAAAGCCGTTGGCGGTGAAGGGTCGATCCGTGTTGGATCGTTCGATCTGTCCGCCGGCTTCCTTGAGTCCGTCTCGGCAGGCGAAGCGGCCTTTGCCATTGACCAGCAACAGTACCTGCAAGGCTATCTGCCGGTCGCGTTTCTGGCGCTGCACGCGCAATACGGTCTGGTGCCGGGCGGCAACGTCCCATCGGGCCCGAACCTGATCACCGCTGACAAAGCCGCGCAGGTGGTCGAACTGTCTGCGAAGGGCATTCGCTGA
- a CDS encoding phytanoyl-CoA dioxygenase family protein: MNKTPKDAAGFYTEAGCDLSDFVALTRQQTAPETVPMAAEVSHKIPVYDMAQRRDMLEKPLTRRALMAEWAQVLQHGAGVFVLRHAYADTSVIDAATALYDRIIADEKVAKGTAADHFAAAGSNDRIWNSLQKLCEADPDVFVRYFANPTIDAACEAWLGPNYQMTAQVNVVHPGGSAQQAHRDYHLGFQTTQACAAYPAHVHDLSPLMTLQGGIAHGATPLESGPTKLLPFSQRYRPGYTAWRRDDFRSYFEEHHVQLPLEKGDALFFNPALFHAAGSNSSRDIHRMVNLLQVSSPFGRAMETVDRTKTSLLAFGSLKDLPLADAELHAAIAATAEGYPFPTNLDNDPPVGGLAPPSQQDVLKTAIAESWDQPRLEAALKAQEARKTA; this comes from the coding sequence ATGAACAAGACGCCCAAAGATGCCGCCGGTTTTTATACTGAGGCGGGTTGTGACCTCAGCGATTTCGTCGCGCTGACGCGCCAGCAGACCGCGCCTGAAACGGTGCCGATGGCCGCTGAGGTATCGCACAAAATCCCCGTTTATGACATGGCGCAACGGCGCGACATGTTGGAAAAGCCACTGACGCGCCGTGCGTTGATGGCGGAATGGGCACAGGTTTTACAGCATGGGGCCGGGGTGTTTGTTTTACGCCATGCCTATGCCGACACATCGGTGATTGACGCAGCGACCGCACTTTATGACCGCATCATTGCGGATGAAAAAGTCGCAAAAGGGACTGCGGCGGATCACTTCGCGGCCGCAGGGTCCAATGATCGGATATGGAATTCGCTGCAAAAGCTCTGCGAGGCGGACCCGGATGTCTTTGTGCGGTATTTTGCGAACCCCACGATTGATGCCGCCTGCGAAGCGTGGCTGGGTCCGAACTATCAAATGACCGCACAAGTCAACGTCGTGCACCCCGGCGGGTCGGCACAACAGGCCCATCGCGATTACCATCTGGGCTTTCAGACAACACAGGCCTGCGCCGCCTACCCGGCCCATGTGCATGACCTGTCCCCGTTGATGACACTGCAGGGCGGCATCGCACATGGGGCGACCCCATTGGAAAGCGGGCCGACCAAGCTGCTGCCCTTTTCGCAGCGCTACCGTCCGGGCTATACCGCCTGGCGGCGCGATGATTTCCGCAGCTATTTCGAAGAGCACCATGTGCAATTGCCGCTGGAAAAAGGGGATGCGCTGTTTTTCAACCCGGCCCTGTTTCACGCCGCCGGGTCCAACAGCAGCCGGGACATCCACCGCATGGTGAACCTCCTGCAGGTGTCATCGCCGTTCGGACGCGCAATGGAAACGGTTGACCGCACAAAGACGAGCTTGCTTGCCTTCGGGTCCTTGAAAGACCTGCCGTTGGCGGATGCTGAATTACATGCGGCAATCGCAGCCACCGCCGAAGGCTACCCCTTTCCCACAAATCTGGACAATGACCCGCCCGTTGGCGGGCTGGCACCGCCAAGCCAGCAGGATGTCCTCAAAACGGCGATTGCGGAAAGCTGGGATCAACCGCGGTTAGAGGCAGCGCTCAAGGCGCAAGAGGCGCGAAAAACGGCCTGA
- a CDS encoding LacI family DNA-binding transcriptional regulator: MTVTLKDVAERAGVSRSAVSRTFTAGASVSPKTRAKVEKAADDLGYRPNALASSLTTGRTKLIGLISNNFHNPVFLEVFDLFTRCLQDRGLRPLLVNLTDETDPENSLRLLQQYSVDGVIVASSTLSQEFPLAFQTSRIPVVHSFGKFAHAPRVHVVGIDNIECGRMAARTLIARGYNRLGFLGGPADATSTVDRRTGFLEVIEAVDDVTVSDSFATAYSFDAGRNEMLSLLRNTPADAYFCGDDVLSIGALSAIREAGLRVPEDIGIIGLNDMEMSRWQNINLTTIRQPIPQIIDSSIDLVMALLEKPDHQPEARLFACDIIERGTLRPLP, from the coding sequence ATGACCGTTACTTTAAAGGATGTGGCCGAACGTGCGGGTGTATCGCGCTCTGCGGTGTCGCGCACATTTACGGCGGGCGCCTCTGTTTCGCCGAAAACGCGGGCCAAGGTTGAGAAGGCCGCCGATGATCTGGGTTATCGCCCGAACGCGTTGGCCTCTTCCCTGACCACGGGGCGCACGAAGCTGATCGGTCTGATCTCGAACAACTTTCACAACCCGGTGTTTCTGGAGGTATTTGACCTCTTCACCCGGTGCCTTCAGGATCGCGGCCTGCGCCCGCTGCTGGTCAATCTCACCGATGAAACGGACCCGGAAAATTCGCTGCGGCTTTTGCAGCAATACTCGGTTGATGGGGTGATTGTGGCCTCCTCCACGCTGTCGCAGGAATTCCCGCTGGCCTTTCAGACGTCGCGGATACCTGTTGTGCATTCCTTTGGAAAATTCGCCCATGCGCCGCGCGTGCATGTTGTTGGTATCGACAATATCGAGTGTGGGCGCATGGCGGCGCGTACCCTGATCGCGCGCGGTTACAATCGTCTCGGATTCCTCGGTGGCCCAGCCGATGCCACCTCGACCGTGGATCGCCGCACGGGCTTTCTGGAAGTGATCGAGGCTGTGGATGATGTCACCGTGTCAGACAGTTTTGCCACCGCATATTCCTTTGACGCGGGGCGCAACGAGATGCTCTCCTTGCTGCGAAACACCCCTGCGGATGCGTATTTCTGCGGTGACGATGTTTTGTCCATCGGCGCATTGAGCGCCATCCGCGAAGCGGGTCTGCGGGTCCCGGAGGATATCGGAATTATCGGTCTGAACGACATGGAGATGTCGCGCTGGCAGAACATCAATCTCACAACGATTCGCCAGCCTATACCGCAGATTATCGACAGTTCGATTGATTTGGTCATGGCGCTGCTGGAGAAGCCGGACCACCAGCCTGAGGCGCGGCTTTTTGCATGCGACATCATCGAAAGAGGTACGCTGCGCCCTTTGCCTTAG
- a CDS encoding calcium-binding protein — translation MAIAVTGTDFRDTARIGSGAQVVELGAGDDRIITYGDSGEPDPAQTTGAQGRVTPPNAQPGNDILTGGAGADLFEFRALLNATPEVITAHSRPSGQVDWAGVAGENDDVHDHWVESFGLDTITDYSRAEGDQIKITGHTMTLESITYGADAGGSYSLITLFSQQGNGAAGGANTATGAHDEDPLGQIKVYGDRVFRGDLDIERTNDGIDRLTHTDSVFAPLNAGVTRVVASNTDDTNYTGSAFKQVDRVTIGEGSQVVDTGGGNDVIFSFSDGGEPDPAQTNGAAGRVTPAIGAGQSNDVISGGQGQDTFAFRLLLNAKDDVLDAYTRADGSVNWRGVAGENDNVHDHWVEGIGKDVILDFSDQDGDSINIRGHTVEVAAITYGADTLGDFSLITLRSQQGDGRAGGINTATGAHDEDPLGTIKVYGDKVTMQDITVRANVFYGIDALEDIKASERDGFADNSTPDLANPLWGLDSPWTINSTFTGTQHSNQFHAGSGTQTVLAGDGNDRIISYGDAGEPDPAQTVGSAGRANPKLGSGASDDYLTGGGGADRFEFHALLNATAEVIAQHTSVTGHIDWRGVTGENDNVHDHWVEGFGRDTILDFSRSEGDTILIRGHTVELDSITYGQDARGSFSTLTVISQQGNGGAAGANTATGAHDEDPLGTIKVYGDRVTQSDVTVQRDGIFDGGERLTMADRLLEYNGGAQNFQSARHQEVIITAPTDIKTVDRVETGSGAQQVYAGSGNDVIRIYADGGEPVPAQTGGAGRVTIPVAPALSRDVVSGGQGSDTFIFNYLLDATDVVLARHTRDDGTINWRAVAGENDALHDHWVTSGGNDVLLDYSKQDGDAIELRGHTVELARITYGEDGGGDFSMLHVRSQQGPGGGAHDEDLLGTVKVYGDKVTKSDVKVTAKGVFDGVDLFEPIPNQPNHVVGNDGANKLSGTGNADNIHGKRGSDFITGGDGNDFIFGGAQNDRLFGGNGNDWIEGGQGMDALFGKLGIDTLVSTNGRDDMTGGGGSDTFMFMETSRGGQILDWEDGADTIDFSRMDAVQSLGDLKWDRLSDSSIRIEFTNDAGVDSGVTVFSTNNFSLTAEDFAF, via the coding sequence ATGGCAATCGCAGTGACCGGCACAGACTTCAGGGATACAGCGCGCATCGGCAGCGGCGCGCAGGTCGTTGAATTGGGTGCCGGAGACGACCGCATCATTACCTATGGCGATAGCGGCGAACCTGATCCGGCGCAAACAACTGGGGCGCAGGGGCGCGTGACGCCGCCGAATGCACAACCCGGCAACGATATTCTGACCGGCGGTGCCGGCGCTGACCTGTTCGAATTCAGAGCCTTGCTGAATGCCACACCGGAAGTGATCACCGCCCACAGCCGACCCTCAGGTCAGGTGGATTGGGCCGGGGTCGCGGGCGAAAACGACGATGTGCATGACCATTGGGTCGAGAGCTTTGGCCTTGATACCATCACCGACTACAGCAGGGCCGAAGGGGACCAGATCAAGATCACCGGCCATACGATGACGCTGGAGAGTATTACCTATGGCGCAGATGCAGGCGGTTCCTATTCGCTGATCACGTTGTTCAGCCAGCAAGGCAATGGCGCAGCGGGTGGGGCCAATACAGCAACCGGCGCCCATGACGAGGACCCTCTGGGTCAGATCAAGGTCTATGGCGATCGCGTTTTCCGCGGGGATCTCGATATTGAACGCACCAATGACGGCATTGATCGGCTGACCCATACCGACAGTGTTTTTGCGCCTCTGAACGCGGGCGTGACCCGGGTTGTGGCGAGCAATACCGACGACACCAACTATACGGGTTCCGCATTTAAACAGGTGGACCGCGTGACCATCGGTGAGGGCTCGCAGGTCGTGGATACCGGCGGCGGAAATGACGTGATCTTCAGCTTTTCCGACGGGGGTGAGCCTGACCCGGCACAGACAAATGGGGCGGCCGGGCGGGTGACCCCAGCGATTGGCGCGGGGCAGTCAAACGACGTGATCTCCGGTGGTCAGGGGCAGGATACCTTTGCCTTTCGGCTGCTGCTGAACGCCAAGGACGATGTGCTGGACGCTTATACCCGCGCGGATGGCTCCGTGAATTGGCGCGGGGTCGCGGGCGAGAACGACAATGTGCACGACCACTGGGTTGAGGGGATCGGCAAGGATGTGATCCTTGATTTCTCGGATCAGGATGGGGACAGCATTAATATTCGCGGCCATACGGTCGAGGTCGCGGCGATCACCTACGGCGCTGACACGCTTGGCGATTTCAGCCTGATCACCCTGCGCTCCCAACAGGGCGACGGGCGCGCAGGTGGGATCAACACTGCAACCGGCGCCCATGATGAAGACCCCTTGGGCACAATCAAGGTCTATGGCGACAAGGTGACGATGCAGGACATCACCGTCAGGGCAAATGTGTTCTATGGCATCGACGCGCTTGAGGATATCAAAGCCTCCGAACGCGACGGGTTTGCGGATAACTCCACGCCAGACCTGGCAAATCCGCTGTGGGGGCTGGACAGCCCATGGACCATCAACAGCACATTCACCGGCACACAGCACAGCAATCAATTTCACGCCGGGAGCGGGACGCAAACCGTTCTGGCAGGCGACGGAAATGATCGGATCATCTCATACGGCGATGCAGGCGAACCCGACCCGGCACAGACAGTTGGCAGCGCAGGTCGCGCGAACCCGAAACTGGGCAGCGGCGCGTCGGATGACTATCTCACCGGGGGTGGGGGTGCTGACCGTTTCGAGTTTCACGCGCTGCTGAACGCGACCGCAGAGGTCATCGCACAGCACACGTCAGTGACCGGACACATCGACTGGCGGGGCGTGACGGGTGAAAACGATAACGTGCATGACCATTGGGTGGAAGGGTTTGGTCGCGATACCATCCTGGATTTCTCCAGGAGCGAAGGCGACACCATTCTGATACGCGGGCACACGGTTGAGCTGGACAGCATTACCTATGGGCAGGACGCGCGCGGCAGCTTTTCGACCCTCACCGTGATCAGCCAGCAGGGCAACGGCGGTGCAGCAGGTGCCAACACGGCCACCGGCGCGCATGACGAAGACCCCCTTGGCACCATCAAGGTTTACGGAGATCGCGTGACCCAATCGGACGTCACTGTCCAGCGTGACGGTATTTTTGACGGCGGTGAGCGCCTGACGATGGCTGACCGGCTGCTGGAGTACAACGGTGGCGCGCAAAACTTCCAAAGTGCGCGGCATCAGGAAGTGATCATCACAGCACCGACGGATATCAAGACGGTTGACCGGGTCGAGACAGGCTCCGGCGCGCAACAGGTTTACGCGGGATCCGGCAATGACGTGATCCGGATTTACGCCGATGGTGGCGAACCCGTCCCGGCACAAACAGGCGGTGCAGGGCGCGTCACAATCCCGGTGGCCCCTGCCCTGTCCAGGGATGTGGTGAGCGGCGGGCAAGGCAGCGACACGTTCATCTTCAACTACCTGCTGGATGCCACGGATGTTGTTCTGGCCCGCCACACGCGGGACGATGGCACCATCAACTGGCGGGCCGTGGCGGGTGAAAACGACGCCTTGCACGACCATTGGGTCACAAGCGGTGGCAATGACGTGTTGCTGGATTACTCAAAGCAGGATGGTGACGCGATCGAACTGCGCGGCCACACGGTCGAACTTGCGCGCATCACCTACGGCGAGGATGGCGGCGGTGACTTTTCAATGCTGCACGTCCGCTCACAACAAGGGCCCGGCGGCGGCGCACATGACGAAGACCTGCTGGGCACCGTCAAGGTTTACGGTGACAAGGTCACCAAATCCGATGTCAAAGTGACCGCCAAGGGCGTGTTCGATGGGGTCGATCTCTTTGAACCGATCCCAAACCAGCCCAACCACGTGGTCGGCAACGACGGTGCAAACAAGCTGTCGGGCACCGGAAATGCCGATAACATCCATGGCAAAAGAGGCAGCGATTTCATCACCGGGGGGGATGGGAATGATTTTATCTTTGGCGGTGCCCAGAACGATAGGCTGTTTGGCGGGAACGGCAACGACTGGATCGAGGGTGGACAGGGTATGGACGCCTTGTTTGGAAAGCTGGGGATAGACACGCTTGTGTCAACCAATGGCCGTGACGACATGACCGGCGGGGGCGGGTCCGATACGTTCATGTTCATGGAAACGTCACGCGGTGGGCAAATTCTCGACTGGGAAGATGGCGCGGACACGATAGACTTTTCGCGCATGGACGCTGTTCAAAGCCTCGGCGATCTCAAGTGGGACCGGCTCTCTGACAGTTCCATTCGAATTGAGTTCACCAATGACGCTGGCGTTGACAGTGGCGTCACTGTTTTCAGCACGAACAATTTCTCCCTGACCGCAGAGGATTTTGCGTTCTAG
- a CDS encoding MbcA/ParS/Xre antitoxin family protein, translated as MSLQPLETKAQEFAPQPITAEEGAAMLRAVLRLFGKWAITDEDAATLLDLPVRTYRRWKAGQPGRLGRDTKARLSNILGIHKALRIIFRDTERVYAWVKAPNTAFGGHSALEIMRGGELTDLMRVRRYLDAERGAW; from the coding sequence ATGTCGTTGCAGCCACTTGAAACAAAAGCACAGGAATTCGCGCCACAGCCGATCACTGCTGAGGAAGGGGCCGCCATGTTGCGCGCCGTTCTGCGCTTGTTTGGCAAATGGGCGATCACGGATGAAGACGCGGCAACGCTGCTGGACCTGCCTGTGCGCACCTACCGCCGCTGGAAGGCGGGGCAGCCAGGCCGGTTGGGCCGCGATACAAAGGCGCGGCTTTCCAACATCCTCGGCATTCACAAGGCACTCCGCATTATTTTTCGGGACACGGAAAGGGTTTATGCGTGGGTCAAGGCCCCGAACACAGCCTTCGGTGGACACTCTGCGCTGGAGATCATGCGGGGGGGCGAGTTGACGGATTTGATGCGCGTGCGCCGCTATCTGGATGCGGAGAGAGGTGCTTGGTAG
- the iolB gene encoding 5-deoxy-glucuronate isomerase: MSTLLHKPTGRSGKVHDITPERAGWGYVGFGLYHLSRGETAAEETGDREVIIVLVEGKARLSVAGSAFGEMGARMSVFDRTPPHCLYVPGQINWTATATTDCVVAICSAPCIEDYPAARLGPEGIELTPRGKGQNTRYINNIAMEGRDVASSLLVTEVFTPAGNWSSYPSHRHDEDDYPRMTYLEETYYHRLNPAQGFGVQRVYTDDRSLDETMAVSDGDVVCVPRGHHPCGAPYGYDMYYLNVMAGPLRKWRFENDPDHDWIAQRDADD, from the coding sequence ATGAGCACGCTGCTTCACAAACCAACGGGCCGTTCCGGAAAGGTGCATGACATCACGCCGGAACGCGCGGGCTGGGGCTATGTTGGCTTTGGTCTTTACCACCTGTCTCGCGGGGAGACTGCGGCAGAGGAAACGGGTGATCGGGAAGTTATTATCGTCCTGGTCGAAGGCAAAGCCCGCCTCTCTGTCGCGGGGTCCGCTTTTGGTGAAATGGGCGCGCGGATGTCGGTGTTCGACCGTACGCCACCGCATTGTCTTTATGTGCCGGGCCAAATTAACTGGACCGCCACAGCCACAACCGACTGCGTGGTGGCCATCTGCAGCGCGCCTTGTATCGAGGACTATCCGGCGGCGCGCCTGGGACCTGAGGGGATTGAACTCACCCCGCGCGGCAAGGGCCAGAACACACGGTACATCAACAACATCGCCATGGAAGGGCGTGACGTTGCCTCCAGCCTTCTGGTCACCGAAGTCTTCACCCCGGCGGGCAACTGGTCGTCCTATCCCAGCCACCGCCATGACGAAGACGACTATCCCCGCATGACCTACCTCGAAGAGACCTATTACCACCGCCTGAACCCCGCACAGGGATTTGGCGTGCAGCGGGTCTATACCGACGACCGCAGCCTCGATGAAACCATGGCTGTCAGCGATGGCGATGTGGTCTGTGTGCCGCGCGGGCACCATCCCTGCGGTGCGCCCTATGGCTATGACATGTATTACCTGAACGTGATGGCAGGCCCATTGCGCAAGTGGCGGTTCGAGAATGATCCGGACCATGACTGGATCGCGCAAAGGGACGCCGACGACTGA